The following coding sequences lie in one Arachis hypogaea cultivar Tifrunner chromosome 4, arahy.Tifrunner.gnm2.J5K5, whole genome shotgun sequence genomic window:
- the LOC140184199 gene encoding uncharacterized protein, translated as MAIFSAAVIGFIYFGGSGDYGGFEPPVKKLSDNAFFLLGLLLSPPVTISSDEDSGERQGSGDLSISIPEGTDFFVFVWVRISKLLLMLIFGVFVSLQLCLLSFTSIKISDLRKSLLLIGDSSVGKSCLLLRFADDSYIDSYISTIGVDFKIRTVELEGKTIKLQIVVPTIYKDIRGHVTYSNQYSVTEHFKSSEQGAVPGVFFFYDISPIKVERHLARRLDS; from the exons ATTGGCTTTATATATTTTGGCGGTTCTGGTGATTAtggcggttttgaaccgcc TGTAAAGAAGCTCTCCGACAACGCCTTCTTCCTTCTAGGGCTTCTCCTCTCTCCACCGGTTACGATCTCTTCAG ACGAAGATTCCGGCGAGAGGCAAGGCTCTGGTGACCTCAGCATTTCGATTCCAGAAGGCACcgatttctttgtttttgtttgggTTAGGATTTCAAAATTGCTTTTGATGctgatttttggggtttttgtttCTCTGCAGCTCT GTCTTCTTTCGTTTACTTCTATTAAg ATCTCAGATCTCAGAAAAAGTCTTCTACTAATCGGTGACTCGTCCGTCGGAAAATCTTGCCTCCTCCTCAGATTCGCT GATGATTCTTATATCGACAGCTACATCAGCACCATTGGAGTTGATTTC aaAATCAGAACTGTGGAGCTGGAAGGGAAGACCATCAAGCTGCAGATt GTGGTCCCTACAATATACAAAGACATTAGAGGCCATGTTACCTATTCAAATCAG TATTCTGTGACTGAGCATTTCAAGAGTTCAGAGCAAGGTGCAGTCCCTGGAGTGTTCTTCTTTTATGACATATCACCAATTAAG